The genomic DNA GAGCCGGCATCAATCAGGCCCTCAACAACTTCACGAATATCGTAGGGCTGGTTGGCGTTGTCGGGGATGAGCGTGTCGAGCGCGGGGCGGCTTTCGTCCTGGCCGGGGGGGTAGGGCACGGCCGGCGCGGTTTCCTCGCAGTTTTGGGGCAGGTAGCTCAGCAGCTGCTTGAGCTGCTGAATGACCACTACCTCATTCGACCCGGTGAAGTGCGTGACACCGCTCTTAGTGGAGTGCGTGCTGGCGCCACCCAGCTCCTCGCTGGTCACGTTTTCGTGGGTCACGGTTTTCACCACGTTGGGGCCGGTCACGAACATATAGCTCGTGTTCTCGACCATCAGAATGAAGTCCGTGATGGCCGGCGAATATACCGCGCCGCCCGCGCACGGCCCCATAATGGCCGAAAGCTGCGGCACCACGCCGCTGGCCAGCGTATTCTTGTAGAAGATATCGGCGTAGCCGCCCAGGCTCACTACCCCTTCCTGAATGCGCGCTCCGCCCGAGTCGTTGAGGCCGATAACGGGCGCGCCATTTTTCATGGCCAGGTCCATGATTTTGACGATTTTCTCGGCGTGCGTCTCGCTCAACGAGCCGCCGAACACCGTGAAATCCTGCGAGAAAACGTACACCAGCCGGCCCTGCACGGTGCCGTAGCCCGTTACCACGCCGTCGCCGAGGTAGTATTCTTTGTCGAGGCCAAAGTCTTTGGCGCGGTGCATCACAAACTTGCCGATTTCTTCGAACGAGCCCTCATCGAGCAGCAAATCAAGGCGTTCGCGGGCGGTGAGCTTGCCTTTTTTGTGCTGAGCATCAATGCGGACCTGGCCGCCGCCGAGCAGGGCTTCCTGGTTTTTGGCGGCCAGCAATTCGGTGGCAGAAAGCGTGGGGTGGGCGGCTACGTGGGGGTCGGCCATCGGGGGGTAGGGCAGGGAGGTTGGGGGTAACTTTAAGTTAATGCCCAAAGATAGGACGAGGTAGCGCGGACTCGCGAGTCCGCGCGTGGTATGGCTGAACAACATTCCCACGCGCGGACCCACAGAGTCCGCGCTACATTAGTCCCAGCCCATTTCTGAGTTGATGGCCGGCGCAGGGTCGAGCGATTTCCACAAATACTTGCAGGCCAGCGAGCGGTAGGGCCGCCAGGGCTCGGCCAGCAGCAGCATTTTTTTTTGTAGGGCGCGGCCGGTTTCCTCCAGGCCGTAGTGCTTGCGCATGGCGTTCTGGATGCCCAAGTCGCCCTCGCTGAACACGTCGGGCTGGTCGAGGGCAAATAGTTGCAGCATCTGGGCCGTCCAGCGCCCTACCCCCCTGATGGCGGTCAAGTGGTCGGTAAAGGCTTCTTCGCCGAGCTGGCTGAGGTGCTCGTAGTCGAGCAGGCCGCGCTCCTGGTAGTCGGCAATGGCTTTTAAGTAGCTGGCTTTCTGGCGCGAAAGGCCCGCCTCGCGCAGCTCGTCCTCGCTCAGGCGCAGCACTTCGCGCGGCTCGGGGTAACCATCGGGCCGGAACAGCGCCGTGAAGCGCCGCCAGATGGCCGCCGCCGCCTTGGTCGAAATCTGTTGGCTCACGATGGCGCGTAGCAGCGCCAGGTACAGGTCTTCGTGGGCGGCGGGGCGCACCGGGCCGGCCACTTTCGCAATGACCTGCGCCAGAATGGGGTCGGCCTGGCGCAGGTGGGCCAGGCCAGCGGCGTGCCAATGCGGTTCGGCGGCGGGAAGGGGGGTAGGGACGGGCATGAATAGCGAAACGGTATTTCTGGCGGCCAGGGCCAGCGGTCAATGAATTTTGCCGAACGAGTAAATATCCTCCGGCGCGGTCGGGACAGCAAC from Hymenobacter psoromatis includes the following:
- a CDS encoding methylmalonyl-CoA carboxyltransferase, translating into MADPHVAAHPTLSATELLAAKNQEALLGGGQVRIDAQHKKGKLTARERLDLLLDEGSFEEIGKFVMHRAKDFGLDKEYYLGDGVVTGYGTVQGRLVYVFSQDFTVFGGSLSETHAEKIVKIMDLAMKNGAPVIGLNDSGGARIQEGVVSLGGYADIFYKNTLASGVVPQLSAIMGPCAGGAVYSPAITDFILMVENTSYMFVTGPNVVKTVTHENVTSEELGGASTHSTKSGVTHFTGSNEVVVIQQLKQLLSYLPQNCEETAPAVPYPPGQDESRPALDTLIPDNANQPYDIREVVEGLIDAGSFMEVHQNFAENIVVGFARLAGRSIGIVGNQPAVLAGVLDINASTKAARFVRFCDSFNIPLLVLEDVPGFLPGTDQEWRGIITNGAKLLYAFCEATVPRITVITRKAYGGAYDVMNSKHIGADLNFAWPTAEIAVMGAKGAAEIIFKREIAAAENPEAKLQEKVDEYQRKFATPYRAAHRGFVDEVILPSQTRQKLIRAFKMLENKVDTLPRKKHGNIPL
- a CDS encoding Fe-S cluster assembly protein HesB is translated as MPVPTPLPAAEPHWHAAGLAHLRQADPILAQVIAKVAGPVRPAAHEDLYLALLRAIVSQQISTKAAAAIWRRFTALFRPDGYPEPREVLRLSEDELREAGLSRQKASYLKAIADYQERGLLDYEHLSQLGEEAFTDHLTAIRGVGRWTAQMLQLFALDQPDVFSEGDLGIQNAMRKHYGLEETGRALQKKMLLLAEPWRPYRSLACKYLWKSLDPAPAINSEMGWD